CTCTCCCGCGGCGACACCCTCGGGGTGTTCCAGCTCGACGGCGCGGCGATGCGCAGCCTGCTGCGCGCGATGGCCCCCACCCACTTCGGCGACATCGCCGCGGTCCTGGCCCTGTACCGGCCGGGGCCGATGGCCGCGAACGCGCACATCGACTACGCCGAGCGCTCGAACGGACGGCAGAAGATCTCGCCGATCCACCCCGAGCTGAAAGACGCGCTCGAGCCCATCCTCGGCGAGACCTACCACCTGCTGGTCTACCAAGAGCAGGTCATGGCGATCGCGCAGCAACTCGCCGGCTACACCCTCGGCGGCGCGGACCTGCTGCGACGCGCGATGGGCAAGAAGAAGAAGGAGATCATCGAGAAGGAGTTCGAGAAATTCCGGGAAGGCATGCTCGGCAAGGGATTCTCCGCCGAAGCCTGCCAGACGCTGTGGGACGTCATGCTCCCGTTCGCCGGGTACGCGTTCAACAAGTCGCACACCGCCGGATACGGACTCGTCTCCTACTGGACCGCCTACCTCAAGGCCAACTACCCGGCCGAGTTCATGGCCGCCCAGCTCACCTCCAACTCCGGCAACAAGGACAAGTCGGCGATCTACCTCGCCGAATGCCGACGGATGGGTATCAAGGTCCTGCCGCCGTGCGTCAACGAATCCAACCTCCGGTTCCGCGCGGTCGGCTCCGACATCCGCTTCGGCCTCGGCGCGGTCCGCAACGTCGGGACCAACGTCGTCGACTCGATCGTCAAGACCCGTCAGGAAAAAGGCCTCTACACGGGATTCGTCGACTTCCTCGACAAGTCCGAGCTGCCGGTGTGCAACAAGCGCGTCACGGAATCGCTGATCAAGGCCGGGGCGTTCGACGCCTTCGGCCTCACCCGGCTGTCGATGATCGCGGTCCACGAGGAAGCCGTGGAGGCGGTCGTGCCGCTCAAACGGCAGGAGGCGATGGGCCAGTTCGACCTGTTCGGCACCGGCGGCGACGAATCGTCCGCGGAGGTCGCGGCGGCGTCGTCCCCGTTGGCCCACGTGAAGTTCGGGCCGGACGAGTACCCGCGCAAACAGCTGCTCGCCTACGAGCGGGACATGCTCGGACTGTACGTCTCGGCACACCCGCTCGACGGCGCGGAGCGGATCCTGCGCCAGCACGCACCCAAGCCGATCGCCGTGCTGGTCGACGACGCGCCCAAGGAAGGCGAGATCGTGCTCTCCGGCATGATCTCGTCGGTGGACCGCCGGGTGAACAAGAAAGGCGAGCCCTGGGCGATCGTGGTCGTGGAAGACCTCGACGCCTCGATGGAAGTCCTGTTCTTCCCGAAGTCCTATTCGATGTGGCAAGCCGAACTGGTGCAGGACTCCGCCGTCGCAATCAAGGGACGGGTGAACTGGCGCGAGGACAAGATGTCGGTCTTCGGAGGGAGCATCGTCACCTTGGACATCAGCGACGCCGAGCGCAACCCCGCCGACGGGCCGCCGCCGTTCGTGATCAAGGCCGACGCGGCGAAACTCGACCGAGAGGTCGTCATGGAGCTGCGCGGCACGCTGACCGCACACAAAGGCGACACCCCGGTCCACCTGCTGCTCTCCGGCCGCAACGAACTCAAATTCACGCTGGACGACTACCCGGTGAAAACCTCCGCCGCGCTGTCCGGGGAACTGAAGGGCATCCGCGGGATCTCGATCGTCCAGTGAGCGGCCTGGAGATCGTCCTCGGCCGCACCGACGACCTGAACTGCCGCCGGTGCGGCGGAGAACTGCTCCTCATAGTACGGGTGCCGACGACGACGCCCCTGCCCGCCGGCGACACCGTCGACAGCTACCGCACCGTGGAGCTGTGCCCGCGCTGCGACCGCGACGACCAGGCCGCACAAGGTGTCCTGGCCTGTTTCGCCGTCCACGAACGCATCGAGCACGACACCGTGAACGACCTCGCCCCCGCGCTGCGGGAATGGCTAGCCCACCTCGCAGCCAACCCGCCCACATACACCGAAGCAGAACTGGACGAGGACATCCGGCAATGGCAAGCCGGCGAGATGTGACCCAAACCGAGAAGCCCTGGGCGTACAGGAAGCCCGTGTGCCGGGAAGCGCTCGTCGACGCCGCCGACGAGCGGCGGCCACCCTGGATCACGCGTTCTGCGCTGGGCCTGTGGGTACGCCCTCGACCGCCTCGGCCGAACCCACAGGTCGCCGCCGGAACACAGGCCGGTTTCCGGAAGCAGCCCGCCGCTGGGGCAGGATGTCGGTTGCCTCGGGCACCAGGCCCGGGGCGGGTGGGTGTCCCCGGCGGCCGCCGCAACTCGGCGAGCGCCGGGGACCTGCGTCGTTCAGGTCCGGGTGCGCCACGTCTGCGGTCATGGCCGCCAGCGTGGCATCCGGGACCGACAGAACCCGGAAGGCGCTCAGACGGGCCGACCGGTTCGATGCCGATCGCGACCGCGCCGTGAAATCTTCGCGCCGCTGGCACTATGGCGTCCATGACCAGCAGCAAGCGCGCCGTGTACGTGGTGCACGACCGCACCACGTCCGCCCAGCCCGGCATCCTCGCGACGGCCTACGAGTCCGTCGAAAAAGCGATCGCGGACCTCGACGGATTCCGTGCCCAGCACCCCGACGATCCCGGCCCGCTGACCTGGTCCACCGGGCCCGGCTGGGCCGCCGGCCGCGACGCGGCGGGCAACACCGTGTTCGACGTGTTCGGCGTGTCCGTCGCCCCCGACAACGAACCGGCGTACTTCGAGAAGTTCAACCGCAGGCCGTGACCGGCCTCGGCTCCCCCCGGGCGCGTTGTCTGTCGCCCGGGGGGAGCCGGTTATCGATTGCCCTCAGCGAGCGCCCGCCGGATCAAGGTGCTCAGGGATTCTTTCTGCGCGTGCCCGTTTTCCGTTGCGGGGCAGCGGTTCTGCCACGCGCGGGAAGGACCGGTCCGCCCGGTGTGGCACGCGGCGCGGGGCGGGAGCCGGAACGGGCCGGGGTACTGGACGCCGCAGCGGGTGCAGTGCGCGTAGTACAGGCGCGCCAGCGGGCCCGGAGTGTCGGAGGCCAGCACGGTTTCGGCGGTCCCGTCGTCGCGGGTGACCGCCAGTGCGGGCCACGCCGGGGTGCAGGCGCACCCCGCGGCGATCGCGGCCGCGGTCGCTCCTGCGTCGGTGCCGGTCATGGTGTTCACTCCCCGGTGTCGTCGGTGCGGAAGCGGGGCTGTCGGCCGATCCGGCGGGCGACAGCGGCGATGTCCTCGACGGTGTAGGAGCTGCGGGTGCCGGAGATCGACATCCCGGCCGCAGCGGCGAGGTCTTTGAGCTGGTAGGGCTGGGGCTTGATGAACTCGCGGCCGTAGGCGACCAGCATCCGCTTGCGGGCCTCGGCGGCGCGGATCTCCCGCTGGGCGGCGTTGATCTCGGTCAGCACCGGGTCCCAGTCGCCGTCCGCGTGCTCCTCGGCGAGCCGGAGGGTCTGCTCGAATTCCCTCCGCTGGTCGGCCACGTCGTCGCGCCACGCGTCGAGGGCATCCTCGTCGCCGTCGACGAGGTCTTCGGCATCGGGCCAGGGGTACAGGATGTCAACCAGGTCGTCGATCATGTCGCGTTTCGCCATGCGTTTCACCATACGCATCTCATTTCACTTTTCGCAACGCGTGTCTCTGAGTGAAACGAGAAGCAGCGGGTGCAGCCGTGGAGCCTTCTCATAAACGACCGTTTCTGAGAAGAACCCGCGCACATCCCTCGCCGGAGCGCCCAAGGGCCGGAATCCGTCTCAGAACTCGTTCTCACTCAAATAGAGTGGCGAGGCGGTTCTGGGAAATGTTTGTGAGAAAATCCGGGCATGGTGAAAGACGGGACGCGACCGCTGCGGGCGGTCTGCGACGGGGAGCGGGCCGAAGG
Above is a window of Amycolatopsis sp. AA4 DNA encoding:
- a CDS encoding DUF6300 family protein, producing the protein MSGLEIVLGRTDDLNCRRCGGELLLIVRVPTTTPLPAGDTVDSYRTVELCPRCDRDDQAAQGVLACFAVHERIEHDTVNDLAPALREWLAHLAANPPTYTEAELDEDIRQWQAGEM